ATCAGTGGCAGGGTTGGGGCAAACAGGCCTGATTGAAAAACCAGAGGGCGCGATGCCCTCTGGCTTACTGATTAATCCCAGCTCAGGATAACTTTGCCGGATTGCCCGGAGCGCATCGCGTCAAAGCCTTTCTGGAACTCATCGATGGAGAAACGGTGGGTGATGATCGGAGACAGATCCAGACCCGACTGAATCAGCGCAGCCATCTTATACCAGGTCTCAAACATCTCACGCCCGTAGATACCCTTAATAAACAGCCCCTTAAAGATAACTTTGGTCCAGTCGATAGACATATCGGACGGTGGGATCCCCAGCATAGCAATACGACCGCCGTGGTTCATGGTGTCCAGCATGGTGCGGAACGCCGGAGGCGCGCCGGACATTTCCAGCCCCACGTCAAACCCTTCAGTCATCCCCAGCTCATGCATTACGTCCTGCAGGCTCTCTTTGCTGACGTTAACCGCGCGGGTGATGCCCATTTCGCGCGCCAGCTCGAGGCGGTATTCGTTCACATCGGTAATCACCACGTTACGAGCGCCAACGTGCTTCGCGACTGCCGCAGCCATGATCCCGATGGGACCTGCGCCAGACACCAGCACATCTTCGCCCACCAGATCGAACGAAAGCGCTGTGTGCACTGCGTTGCCGAACGGGTCGAAAATGGAAGCCAGGTCGTCTGAGATATTGTCCGGAATTTTGAAGGCGTTAAACGCAGGGATCACCAGGTATTCTGCAAAACAGCCAGGGCGGTTTACACCAACGCCGGTCGTGTTGCGGCAAAGATGAGTGCGGCCTGCACGGCAATTGCGGCAGTGGCCGCAGGTAATGTGCCCTTCGCCGGAAACACGATCGCCAATCTTGAAGCCTTTGACTTCCTGGCCAATGCCAACCACTTCCCCCACGTATTCGTGGCCCACCACCATCGGGACAGGGATAGTTTTTTGCGACCATTCGTCCCAGTTGTAAATATGGACGTCGGTACCGCAAATCGCCGTTTTACGAATTTTGATCAGCAGATCGTTATGACCCATTTCCGGCCTGGGGGCATCCGTCATCCAGATACCTTCTTCCGCCTTCAGTTTTGCTAATGCTTTCATGACCGCTCCCTTAAGCGATAACGCCTAATTGCTTACCAATGCGGGTAAACGCATCGACCGCACGTTCAATTTGCTCAGGGGTATGCGCCGCCGACATTTGGGTACGAATACGCGCCTGACCTTTTGGCACCACCGGGTAAAAGAAACCGGTGACGTAAATCCCTTCTTTTTGCAGCTCGCGCGCGAAGTTCTGCGCCACAACCGCTTCGCCCAGCATCACCGGAATAATCGCGTGGTCGGCGCCGGCAAGCGTGAACCCTGCGGCACTCATTTTTTCACGGAACAGGCGGGCGTTTGACCACAGACGCTCGCGCAGCTCTTCACCTGACGCCAGCATCTCCAGGACCTTAATCGAGGCGGAAACAATGGCGGGAGCCAGTGAGTTAGAGAACAGATATGGACGCGAGCGCTGGCGCAGCCACTCGATAACTTCTTTGCGACCTGCGGTATAGCCGCCGGAAGCGCCACCCAGCGCTTTGCCGAGCGTACCGGTGATAATGTCAACGCGATCCATAACATCGCAATATTCGTGCGTACCGCGCCCGTTGGCACCCACAAAGCCCACGGCGTGAGAATCATCTACCATCACCAGCGCATTGTATTTATCTGCCAGGTCACAAACGCCCTGCAGGTTGGCTATCACGCCGTCCATCGAAAACACACCGTCGGTGGCGATCATCACGTGGCGAGCCCCGGCAGCACGAGCCTCTTTCAGTCGAGCCTCCAGCTCCTTCATGTCGTTGTTGGCATAGCGATAGCGCTGCGCTTTACACAGGCGAACGCCGTCGATAATCGAGGCATGGTTCAGCGCGTCGGAAATAATGGCGTCTTCAGGGCCAAGCAGGGTTTCAAACAGGCCTCCGTTGGCGTCAAAGCAGGAGGAGTAGAGAATCGCATCGTCCGTCCCGAGGAATTCCGCCAGCTTGCCCTCCAGTGTCTTGTGGCTGTCCTGAGTACCGCAGATAAAGCGCACCGAAGCCATACCAAAGCCGTGTTTGTCCATCCCCTGCTTCGCCGCTTCAATCAGCTGCGGGTGGTTTGCAAGGCCCAGATAGTTATTGGCGCAGAAGTTGATAACGTGGCTGCCGTCGGCGACAGTGATATCCGCATTCTGGGCGGAGGTGATAATACGCTCTTCTTTAAATAACCCTTCCGCACGAGCCGTCTCGAGCTGGGAGGTCAACTGCTTGTAAAAATCTTCGCGCATCGCGATTCTCCAGGCATGGCAAATTTCGGCACATATTACCCAAACCTATACCAGGAGACGAGATTACGCTTCAGGGAATCTGATTTTTGCAGGATAAATCACGAGGTCGAAAAACTTCCGCTCATTAGGCGGGTCTTTGATTGTAATGGTATGATATGAGCCATTAGCGCGTCAGGTCTCTGGCCTGAAAGCTCCACTTTTTAAAGGTTAAGCTTATGATTATCGTTACTGGCGGCGCCG
This region of Cedecea lapagei genomic DNA includes:
- the tdh gene encoding L-threonine 3-dehydrogenase, coding for MKALAKLKAEEGIWMTDAPRPEMGHNDLLIKIRKTAICGTDVHIYNWDEWSQKTIPVPMVVGHEYVGEVVGIGQEVKGFKIGDRVSGEGHITCGHCRNCRAGRTHLCRNTTGVGVNRPGCFAEYLVIPAFNAFKIPDNISDDLASIFDPFGNAVHTALSFDLVGEDVLVSGAGPIGIMAAAVAKHVGARNVVITDVNEYRLELAREMGITRAVNVSKESLQDVMHELGMTEGFDVGLEMSGAPPAFRTMLDTMNHGGRIAMLGIPPSDMSIDWTKVIFKGLFIKGIYGREMFETWYKMAALIQSGLDLSPIITHRFSIDEFQKGFDAMRSGQSGKVILSWD
- the kbl gene encoding glycine C-acetyltransferase, whose protein sequence is MREDFYKQLTSQLETARAEGLFKEERIITSAQNADITVADGSHVINFCANNYLGLANHPQLIEAAKQGMDKHGFGMASVRFICGTQDSHKTLEGKLAEFLGTDDAILYSSCFDANGGLFETLLGPEDAIISDALNHASIIDGVRLCKAQRYRYANNDMKELEARLKEARAAGARHVMIATDGVFSMDGVIANLQGVCDLADKYNALVMVDDSHAVGFVGANGRGTHEYCDVMDRVDIITGTLGKALGGASGGYTAGRKEVIEWLRQRSRPYLFSNSLAPAIVSASIKVLEMLASGEELRERLWSNARLFREKMSAAGFTLAGADHAIIPVMLGEAVVAQNFARELQKEGIYVTGFFYPVVPKGQARIRTQMSAAHTPEQIERAVDAFTRIGKQLGVIA